A section of the Amblyomma americanum isolate KBUSLIRL-KWMA chromosome 2, ASM5285725v1, whole genome shotgun sequence genome encodes:
- the LOC144119364 gene encoding uncharacterized protein LOC144119364: MTYQERASPRRSQAFDNAAYLMSAEEFPGQGPNYSYPLYERSQGFELCPVDERDPQMVYSWVADPHFTQNPWSAIQEGVDNSSDCRPLVQRQIQDPLPPWSHQAAPGSPSVTSVQQDTGAVSTAVLSSSGSTKSAAYSSSGSTSSGRPSDGSSGSGEEPRNTRGHRHATAPKPQEQQVSWATCVSVVLMAVMVTSVLLLSISVMVRMNRMMAAAPVGQFNQLGPQKVVTAHPAPTGQELAQHTKRPYERRMSGLTATNSRAASTRGDLTVPRAPTSTAQTKIWERMTSSQRHRSTMHSALSPLTSQAPPGDNEHIEAEEGSEEHMAFPFQHPARPMCGDVFYTVCQSPQREFHYRHSTDACVETATDAVHSCNRGTNRFTSLKHCAHSCLGARRPADQCFGMPFFTSCARQDVLSSWWFFQGRKCVPWSFPSGGCPSDGSVVFPTAQECRRRCAGPVRGPRCRPPGVVACDRRHLKYPFFADLSMKDGRLRCRRSSPEELSNRRCLIGANRFRNLEACKVTCKKRSRP, translated from the exons ATGACCTACCAGGAACGAGCCAGCCCACGGCGTTCACAGGCGTTCGACAACGCCGCGTACCTGATGTCGGCAGAGGAGTTTCCCGGGCAAGGACCGAACTACTCCTATCCGCTGTACGAACGCAGCCAAGGGTTCGAATTGTGCCCAGTCGATGAGAGAGACCCGCAAATGGTCTACAGCTGGGTCGCAGACCCGCACTTCACGCAGAATCCTTGGTCGGCTATACAAGAAGGCGTCGACAACAGCAGCGACTGCCGACCTTTGGTCCAAAGGCAGATCCAAGATCCGCTTCCTCCCTGGAGCCACCAAGCTGCTCCGGGCAGCCCTTCTGTCACTTCGGTGCAGCAAGACACCGGTGCGGTCAGCACAGCGGTGCTTTCCTCGAGCGGCTCAACGAAGAGCGCCGCctatagcagcagcggcagcaccagcagcggtCGCCCTTCCGATGGCAGCTCTGGAAGTGGCGAGGAGCCGCGAAACACCCGCGGCCACCGCCACGCGACGGCGCCTAAGCCGCAAGAGCAGCAGGTGTCCTGGGCGACTTGCGTGTCCGTCGTCCTGATGGCGGTGATGGTGACGTCCGTGCTGCTTCTCTCCATCTCCGTCATGGTACGGATGAACCGCATGATGGCCGCTGCCCCCGTCGGACAGTTTAACCAGCTAGGGCCTCAGAAGGTGGTCACGGCTCACCCCGCACCGACCGGCCAAGAACTGGCACAGCACACCAAGCGGCCTTACGAACGGCGCATGAGTGGGCTCACCGCAACCAACAGTAGGGCGGCTTCGACGCGGGGTGACCTGACTGTGCCCAGGGCCCCGACGTCCACGGCTCAAACGAAGATCTGGGAGCGGATGACGAGCAGCCAGCGCCACAGGAGCACAATGCACTCGGCGTTGTCCCCGCTCACTTCTCAGGCGCCGCCTGGCGACAACGAGCATATCGAGGCCGAGGAGGGCAGCGAGGAACACATGGCCTTCCCCTTCCAGCACCCG GCGCGACCCATGTGCGGCGACGTATTCTACACGGTGTGCCAGAGCCCCCAGCGCGAGTTCCACTACCGGCACTCGACTGACGCCTGCGTCGAGACGGCCACCGACGCTGTGCACTCCTGCAACCGCGGCACCAACCGGTTCACCTCGCTGAAGCACTGCGCCCACAGCTGCCTGGGTGCCCGGCGGCCGGCCGACCAGTGCTTCGGCATGCCGTTCTTCACCAGCTGCGCCAG GCAAGACGTGCTGTCCAGCTGGTGGTTCTTCCAAGGCCGCAAGTGCGTCCCCTGGAGCTTCCCTTCGGGCGGCTGCCCATCCGACGGCAGCGTCGTCTTCCCCACGGCCCAGGAGTGCAGGAGGCGCTGCGCGGGGCCTGTGCGCGGGCCTCGCTGTCGTCCCCCAGGGGTTGTCGCTTGCGACCGCCGCCACCTCAAGTACCCCTTCTTCGCCGACTTGTCCATGAAGGACGGGCGCCTGAGGTGCCGGCGCTCGTCGCCCGAAGAGCTTAGCAACCGCCGGTGCCTAATCGGCGCCAACCGGTTCCGCAACCTCGAGGCCTGCAAGGTCACCTGCAAGAAAAGGTCCAGGCCCTGA